In the genome of Lacerta agilis isolate rLacAgi1 chromosome 2, rLacAgi1.pri, whole genome shotgun sequence, one region contains:
- the LOC117042097 gene encoding proline-, glutamic acid- and leucine-rich protein 1-like: MKLSSGRMPLGVKSAFVLAVALLFQGVTCMSIRSTAATSAPVSLGVANPSVADDHEKEETLDENELDADEPKMDSDEADRDDDSLEYDETVSLDKIGATESPKDTMKEDANEEGESEVEASPKENRGAEINILERENPTDLSDALNFISLIAKRAAEELEEEEEEEMMSSDDDALNFIRLVAKRAAEEEEAVEGGKSVDEDSFLFTDLPKILGPLLKAFSSAPENSDAPSPDDFFSWFPDLKKLLEDPKPTDRRSYLPTSPQPPLQIAPASPQPTGSEVLREVSASTAQPTIPEPPQTSQASLPGVPDSEERFY, from the exons ATGAAGCTCAGTTCGGGCAGGATGCCCCTGGGGGTGAAATCTGCCTTTGtcttggcagtggctcttctTTTTCAAG GTGTGACATGCATGAGCATTCGAAGCACTGCTGCAACAAGCGCCCCTGTATCCCTCGGCGTGGCTAATCCATCGGTGGCCGATGACCATGAGAAGGAGGAGACCCTGGATGAAAACGAGCTTGATGCCGATGAGCCTAAAATGGATTCTGACGAGGCCGACCGTGATGACGACTCCCTGGAATACGATGAGACTGTTTCCCTTGACAAAATAGGCGCGACCGAGTCTCCAAAAGACACCATGAAAGAAGACGCCAACGAGGAGGGAGAGAGTGAGGTGGAAGCGTCCCCAAAGGAGAACAGGGGAGCGGAAATCAACATTTTGGAAAGGGAAAACCCAACTGACCTCAGTGATGCCCTTAACTTTATCAGTCTCATTGCCAAGAGAGCTGCTGAGgagctggaagaggaagaggaggaggaaatgatgTCAAGTGACGATGACGCCCTTAACTTCATTAGGCTGGTTGCCAAGAGAGCcgctgaagaggaggaggcagtTGAAGGAGGGAAGTCAGTCGACGAGGATTCCTTTTTGTTTACCGACCTGCCCAAAATCTTGGGGCCCTTGCTGAAAGCGTTTTCTAGCGCGCCAGAAAACTCTGATGCTCCCTCACCGGATGACTTCTTTTCTTGGTTTCCTGACCTGAAGAAACTTCTGGAGGATCCCAAGCCGACTGACAGGAGATCTTATCTGCCTACTTCTCCACAGCCACCCTTACAAATAGCCCCCGCCTCTCCCCAGCCCACTGGATCTGAAGTCCTTCGAGAAGTGTCAGCCTCTACTGCCCAACCAACCATACCCGAACCTCCTCAGACGAGCCAGGCTTCTCTCCCAGGTGTCCCAGACTCAGAAGAGAGATTTTATTAA